From Dreissena polymorpha isolate Duluth1 chromosome 15, UMN_Dpol_1.0, whole genome shotgun sequence, a single genomic window includes:
- the LOC127860450 gene encoding uncharacterized protein LOC127860450: MKRGGKRSRTATLSACPCCDGSTATPKPSKRSKSSAPNEEPAPVTVEELAIPDAPSRRLVSATTSMVPSPAGQIQNQHCSEVRQDTSAVHQPLPLPLPLGRPGLNAEPAMPLVDYDSDSSRSSDEDHDLTFHQAVRSHGADLLQGTGMLYAEPISTPIISQVKKSVCKDIWKNKYVDLALLLPSAMSGQATQYTLQMDRNAQISITPKSSSRKITNIELWTTAFLRFIAVYTLKFPAETQALLKYAEIVRDLATRRPGLAFSYYDNHFRILRETIPLPWDRLHTEFWLMASTLAPSIPSFRPQRPTPKPSSPVKRFLDKTCFHYNRRSLCHVPSCPHPHVCGFCRGSHPAYECSFFSKEHAARAPSTPKPAAQHKQAK; this comes from the coding sequence ATGAAACGTGGGGGAAAACGTAGCAGGACGGCTACATTGAGCGCCTGTCCCTGCTGCGATGGGTCTACAGCCACCCCCAAGCCTTCTAAAAGGTCAAAATCGTCGGCGCCTAATGAGGAGCCGGCCCCGGTCACAGTTGAAGAGCTCGCCATTCCCGATGCACCGAGCAGACGGCTGGTTAGTGCTACCACATCCATGGTTCCCTCCCCTGCTGGTCAAATCCAAAATCAACACTGCTCAGAGGTTCGGCAGGACACGTCAGCTGTCCATCAGCCACTTCCCCTTCCACTCCCATTGGGACGTCCAGGCCTAAATGCGGAACCGGCCATGCCTCTAGTGGATTATGACAGCGACTCATCAAGATCATCGGATGAGGACCATGACCTGACTTTTCATCAGGCTGTTCGTTCACATGGGGCGGACCTTCTACAAGGTACGGGCATGTTGTATGCTGAACCGATCAGTACCCCAATTATCAGCCAAGTTAAAAAGTCGGTGTGCAAAGACATCTGGAAAAACAAATATGTGGACTTGGCCCTTCTACTACCATCGGCAATGTCTGGCCAGGCCACCCAATATACCCTACAAATGGATAGAAACGCACAAATATCCATAACACCTAAATCAAGCTCAAGGAAGATAACCAACATTGAGCTCTGGACAACCGCTTTCCTCCGCTTTATAGCGGTTTATACGTTAAAGTTCCCGGCAGAGACTCAAGCTCTGCTAAAATATGCAGAGATCGTTAGAGACCTTGCAACCCGTCGTCCGGGCTTAGCATTTTCGTATTACGACAACCATTTCAGAATCCTACGGGAAACTATTCCACTTCCATGGGACCGACTCCATACGGAGTTTTGGCTCATGGCAAGCACGTTGGCCCCCTCCATCCCCTCTTTTCGTCCCCAAAGACCCACCCCAAAACCATCGTCGCCAGTCAAAAGATTCCTTGACAAAACCTGCTTCCATTATAACAGACGCTCCCTCTGCCACGTCCCTTCTTGCCCACACCCCCATGTCTGCGGCTTTTGCAGGGGTTCACACCCAGCTTACGAATGCTCCTTCTTCTCAAAGGAACACGCTGCCAGAGCCCCCTCCACCCCCAAACCCGCTGCACAGCATAAACAAGCCAAATAA